A window of the Juglans microcarpa x Juglans regia isolate MS1-56 chromosome 5D, Jm3101_v1.0, whole genome shotgun sequence genome harbors these coding sequences:
- the LOC121266100 gene encoding 50S ribosomal protein 5 alpha, chloroplastic-like yields the protein MAVQILSFSPSLSSSLSLSSSVLSSALAITATYRFLMNPIDRHAFDGVCICAPTVTNKRAGIIAYVSLEVADGGGSQSESDEQVDLAFDKIPADPKLQRKLEHKMKMKLSKKIRLRSKKLQRKRRMRKRGRRPPSR from the exons ATGGCAGTGCAGATTTTGTCATTTTCACCTTCCTTGTCGTCGTCGCTCTCATTATCGTCAAGTGTATTATCATCGGCATTGGCCATAACTGCTA CTTATAGGTTTCTTATGAATCCCATTGATCGGCATGCTTTCGATGGAGTTTGCATTTGTGCCCCCACTGTGACCAACAAAAGGGCTGGAATTATTGCCTATGTGTCTTTGGAAGTTGCTGATGGCGGTGGGTCCCAGTCAGAAAGTGATGAACAAGTGGATCTGGCATTTGATAAAATTCCAGCGGATCCAAAGCTCCAGCGGAAGCTGGAGCACAAGATGAAAATGAAACTGTCGAAGAAGATTAGGCTTCGAAGCAAGAAGCTACAAAGGAAACggaggatgaggaagagaggCCGCCGGCCTCCTTCGAGATGA